The Zingiber officinale cultivar Zhangliang chromosome 10A, Zo_v1.1, whole genome shotgun sequence genome contains a region encoding:
- the LOC122028259 gene encoding homeobox-leucine zipper protein HOX14-like encodes MSEASSMTTVDIIRRRSRGDGDTKKRRLSEEQVELLERSFNDESKLETGRKDLLAAELGLDGKQVAVWFQNRRARQKNKKVEEAYDQLKSAHDAAVAEKWHLENEVLNLKLRLWEAEDEIRKLSLGMAATAGDGSRVSLPSSAGDFRVLNGEAGLMFMHEYEFNDGTPIL; translated from the exons ATGAGTGAAGCAAGCAGCATGACCACTGTGGACATAATTCGTCGGAGGAGCAGGGGAGACGGAGACACCAAGAAGAGGAGACTTAGCGAAGAGCAGGTGGAGCTGTTAGAGAGGAGCTTCAACGATGAGAGTAAGCTGGAGACGGGAAGGAAGGACCTTCTGGCCGCCGAGCTCGGGCTCGACGGCAAGCAAGTGGCGGTGTGGTTCCAGAACCGGCGAGCGCGGCAGAAGAACAAGAAGGTGGAAGAGGCCTACGACCAGCTCAAGTCCGCGCATGACGCCGCCGTCGCTGAGAAATGGCACCTCGAGAACGAG GTGCTGAACTTGAAACTGAGGCTTTGGGAAGCAGAGGACGAGATAAGGAAGCTCTCGTTGGGAATGGCTGCGACTGCCGGAGACGGCAGCCGTGTGAGCTTGCCGTCGTCAGCTGGGGATTTCAGGGTACTGAACGGAGAAGCTGGGCTTATGTTCATGCATGAGTATGAATTTAACGACGGCACGCCGATTTTGTAG